ATAAAGTGCCACAGCAATCAATACTGCATTGCCCAGGAACTCTACCGATGCCAGGGAAGCAGGAATTGCAGCCAGTACCAGGACCCGTAGAAGAACCGTGGGGGATCGAAGAGCCATGGTGGCGTGGGTGCTGATCAGTGTTTTCACACTTCGTGAAGTGAGCGTGCCACCCTTGAAAATCAGTTTCAGCCGCACTTTGCTTTTACCTGTAGACGGTCCGGCGCTCAACGATCTGGATAACTCCGTTGCATCCATGGACAACAAAGAGCTGGCCGCGTAAGCCCCGGCCGCGGCGCTGGCCTTGAGCTGGCCTGTGGTGATGCGTTCAAGATTGAGGTAGACAATTGTTAGCAGCCCCAATGCCAGGACCAGCACCACCAACAATGGCCAGCGTGCACCGTCGGCCACCAATAAGGGCCAACTGGTGGGAAGGTACTTCATCCATGCCGTTTGGGCCCCGGTAATGGCTCCCGTTCCGGCAACATTGTTGTAAAGCGCCGTGGCAACAAGTGTCAGGGGGGCAATGACAGTGATAGCGCCCATGATGTTTTTTAGCCATGCCCCCGAATTGGTGATCTGGCACCAAGAGGCCAGACCATAGAGCAGCCAGGCCAGCCCAGCCCCACAGAGCGAGGCCAAGGCAATCGAGCCAGGAGTGGGGTTCTTGGACATGCCGAGAGCCAACGGCAAAACTATGATCAGAGCGGCCACGCTTGGCAAGATCATCGATTTCAAAAAGCCTGGCTGGATGAAGCCTCGCCGGCGCACCGGCAGCCCCAGCCACCACGCAGTTTGGGGCAGTGCCATGGCGATCGGGCCCATCGTCATTTCAAGGGCCAACAGTCCTGCCGCCAATGTCAGTAAGACTGTGGCGCTGGCTTGGAGCAGCGTTACCGAGTGGAAGCCTGGGGCCACTGCTGAGGCCAGCAGCGCCGATTCATCCCCCACGCCCAAGCTATGACGCAGGGCCACAATAATTGCCCCAGCCATTGTTAGCAGGGTTAAGCCGCCGAGAATGGAAGTGTAGACCTCCGAAATGAGTTCCATGAGCCCGCCTTCAGTGCGGCTCAGGCCAGCACGGAAGGTGTATTGGCGAATATCTTTGGCGCTAAAACGCTCGCGTGTTTGCAAGGCCATGGCGTTAGTCCGTGTGGGGGTTCTCGGAGGCAATGGCCACCGCGGCTTGGGCTGGGGTCATCGTGTGAATCGTATCTGCAATGAACAAAGCCTTAGTGGCCACGGTGGATAGAAAGGCGGGGTCGTGGGTGACAACGAGCAGAGCCAGTCCGGCGTCTACTTCTGCTCGCAGGCGGGTGGCCAGCCTGTGCCGCATTGACGTGTCCAGACGTTGTTCGGGTTCATCAAGGACCAGCAAGGAGCGTGGGCGCACAAACGCGGACGCGAGGAGCATTCTCCGGCGCTGTCCGGAGGATAAATTGTAGGGTCTTGACTTCGCTTGGGCGGCTAATCCAAAGAATTCAAGCTCGGTGGCAATGACCTCTTCGACGTCTTCGACCCCATGCCCGGCCGCAACGATCGCCAGGTGCTCCTCAACTGTCAACGCGGGGAAGAAAGCATCGTCGTCAAAAACCACGGCAACTTCGCGGCGGAAGTCCAGGGTCCTGTCATCCACTGCGGCACCGTTGATCATGGTTGTTCCAGAGACAGCCGGAAGCTGACCAACCACTGTTTTCACAACAGTTGATTTACCGGCCCCGTTGGGACCAACCAAGGCAAGAGCTTGGGCCGAATGCACACTGAAGCTGACAACCCCACAGACAGCCTTACCGCTGTAACCGGCCTGCAACTTCTCGGCGCGGACAATATCTTTGCGACCCTTGCCGTTGGGACCCTTGGGGTCTGTAGGACTCTTGGGATCCGTAGAATCTTTGGGCTGTGGGGGATTACGGTGGGAAGGGCTGGTAGCTTTGGTCATCACTTGGAAGTATAGGCGCGCGAGCGCACCAAACAGCAGTTGATCACGGTGAACGGCACTGACTTCCTTGGCATGTCAAGGGAGAATATAGGGTTCGGGATGGAAAGATTTTGGCTCTCTGATGGGCTTCTTGGGGCCCTGAGCGAAACATTCATCCTCAACCTGAGGGTCAAGGCTCAAAAGCTATCAAGGGTAAATGTCCTAAACATGCCCGCAGAAACCGGTAACGTAGTCACTGGCAGTGGTGGATTAATTAGCGGCGAAAGTGTGGACTGACAGGTGAGCAACGAGCAGGGTGCAACGGCACTTGCCGGCGAAGATGTAATGGGCCCTACGGGTCGGCCCCTAACGGAATTCCCAGAGCCGCCAGTACTGTCTTCCCATGGCCCGGCACGCGTTATTGCCATGGTCAATCAAAAGGGCGGGGTCGGCAAAACTACTTCGACCATTAATTTAGGTGCTGCCTTGGCCGAAGCCGGGCGCAAAGTACTATTGGTGGACTTCGATCCCCAGGGCGCGTTGTCCGCCGGTTTGGGAACAAACCCTCACGAACTCGACATCACCGTATATAACGTGCTGATGGACCGAAAAGTTGATATTCGTGACGCTATTCTCCATACGGAGATCGAGAACATTGACATTCTTCCCGCCAATATTGACCTCTCAGCGGCTGAAGTTCAACTTGTCAATGAGGTTGCGCGCGAGCAGGTCCTAGCCAGCGCGTTGCGCAAGGTTGAAGATGACTATGACGTTGTCCTCATTGATTGCCAGCCCTCCTTGGGGTTGCTCACCGTCAATGCGCTGACGGCTGCCCACGGCGTGATCATCCCGCTCATCTGCGAATTTTTTGCCCTGCGTGCTGTGGCTCTTCTGGTGGAGACCATTGACAAAGTCCAGGACCGTCTCAACCCCGGTCTACAGGTGGACGGCGTGTTGGCTACTATGTATGACTCCCGCACATTGCATGGGCGGGAAGTGCTGGCACGTCTTGTAGAGGCGTTTGGCGATAAAGTCTTTGAAACCGTGATTAAACGGACCATTAAGTTCGCGGATGCATCCGTTGCCGCCGAACCAATAACTACTTTTGCAGCGAACCACCAAGGTGCCGAGTCCTATAGGCGGCTTGCCAAAGAACTGATAGCACGAGGCGGCTCGCCCTAATTTGATGTCACCAACACAAACCGCGGGGATCGCGGTAGAGGCAGCACCGATGAATGAACAGCGTGCCAGCACACAGCTGGCCAAGGAGCAGTCGGCTGCAGTGCAGACTGGCAGCAAGGGTTTTGAAGTTCGATTAGAGAACTTCACCGGGCCTTTTGACCTGCTCTTGGGGCTCATTTCCAAGCACGAAATGGATATCACAGATGTTGCTATTGCCACTGTCACCGATGAGTTCATCAGTTACTTGAAGTCGCTGGCGGAATTGGGGCAGGAATGGGCTCTGGATGAGGCCAGCGAGTTCCTGGTCTTAGCCGCAACACTTTTGGACCTCAAGGCTGCCCGGCTGTTGCCTGCCGGCGAGGTGGAGAATGACGAAGACTTGGCCCTTTTGGAGGCCCGCGACCTGTTGTTCGCCCGTCTTTTGCAGTACAAGGCCTTCAAGGAAGTTGCCATCCTCATGGGTGCGGAGCTCCAACGAGAAGCACAACGCTTTCCCCGCCAAGTGGGCCTTGAACCGCAATTTGCCGCCCTCCTGCCCGAATTGGTGTGGCGCCACACTCCTGAGCAATTCGCCGAACTTGCCGCCAAAGCGTTGGAAGCCAGAGCTGCACCACGCACGGACGTGGAACTTTCACATCTGCATGTCCAGGCCGTCAGTGTTAGGGAACAAGCCGCCATCATCACGGCCAAGCTCACAGCAGGACGGCCCAAGGGCATGATTGCCAGCGTCCCGGTCTGGACCGGAACGCCGCTGTCCTTTGCCACCCTCAGTGCTGACGCAGAATCATCCATGGTTGTTGTTGCCCGATTCCTGGCCCTGCTAGAACTGTTCAGGGACCAAATGGTGGCCTTCGATCAGCCCCGCCCTCTAGGCGAACTATTGGTGCAATGGTGTGCGGGAACAGCCATCGTGGACAGTACGGCAAGCGACTTCGATCAGGAGAGCAGGGATGTGGATGACGGAGGAAAATGACCAGCAGTTCCCTGGCTTGACTATGCCGGAACTGCTGGAATCTCCAGACGGTGTCAAAGCTGCCCTTGAGGCTGTTTTGATGGTTGTTGATGAGCCTGTCTCCGAAGAAGCGTTAGCAGCCGTAGTGGGTTTACCCACAGCAACGGTACGTGATCTATTACACGAACTGGCAAGGGAATACGACGGTTATACTAGAAAGGGTGGCACCTTACCGGTCCGCGGCTTTGAACTCCGGCAACTAGCCGGGGGATGGCGTGTTTATTCACGGGCTGCTTACGCCGAGATCGTGTCGAAGTTTGTTGTGGACGGCCAGACGGCCCGGCTCACGCAAGCGGCCTTGGAAACCTTGGCGGTGATTGCCTACCGTCAGCCGGTCTCACGAGCTCGTGTTTCCGCTATTCGCGGAGTCAACGTGGATTCGGTGGTGAGGACGCTTGCGCAGCGCGGACTGATTGAGGAAGTGGGCACCGATCCGGTGTCTGGCGCATTCCTGTACCGCACCACAGCGTACTTTTTAGAACGGCTGGGGATGGGCAGCGTTGATGAGTTGCCGCAAATTGCACCTCACCTGCCCGGTCTGGAAAACCTCCAAGATTTTGATGATTCACATTTTTAGCACGACCACAACATTTAGTATTTTAAGGACACACCAATGACACCGACACCTCGCTCCGGAAGTTCTTCCGGGCAGAACCAGCCGCGTGGCGGCAAACCCCGTTCTGGCGCACCCAAGTCCGGTGGTTTTAAAGCCGGCGGTAGCAAGTTTGGTGCACCCAGATCTGGTGGCAGCAAATTTGGCGCACCCAAGACCGGGAGCAACCGGTCGGAGTCCAACGATGGCTACATCAAGCCGGGCGCGGCTAGGGCAGCCGGTTACAAAACCGGTGGGCCCAAGGACAGCTCCGCCAAGTCTCGTGGACCGAAGCCGGCCGCACGCAAGCCCACCCAGAGCGGTGCCCGTCCGTTTAAGAATGAGCAGTACGGCCGCACCGTCAGCCCGTCCAAGAACCGGCCCACTGAGCAGAACCGCCGCCCAACACGCACCACTGACGACATTGACATGCACAATGCCGAAGGCATTCGCCTGCAAAAGGTGATGGCCATGGCTGGCGTAGCATCCCGCCGTTTGTGCGAGGACATGATCCTTGAAGGACGCGTTCAGGTTGACGGCGTCACCGTTACACAGCTTGGTTTGCGCGTGGATCCGGAAACAACTGACATAGCAGTTGATGGCATGACCATTCAGACCAACGAACAAATGGTCTACATGGTGTTCAACAAGCCCAAGGGTGTTGTTTCCACCATGGATGATCCTGAAGGGCGTCCGTGCATTACGGACTTCTTGAAGAAGCGCCAGACTCGGGAGCGTCTTTTCCACGTGGGTCGTTTGGACACTAGCACTGAGGGCTTGCTGATCTTAACGAACGACGGCGAGCTTTCCAACCGCTTGAGCCACCCCAAATACGAAATTCCTAAAACCTATTTGGTGCAGGTTCGCGGTCCGATGGCACATGGAATTGGTGCCCAGCTCAAGGATGGCGTTGAGCTTGAGGACGGCTGGCAGCGGGTTGACTCCTTCCGCTTGGTGGACTCGACTCCGGGGCACGTGCTGGCAGAAGTTGTTTTGCACTCAGGAAAGAACCGTATTGTGCGCCGCATGTTTGATGCTGTGGGCTACCCGGTTGAGCGTCTTGTCCGCGTAAAGTTTGGACCCATCGCTCTGGGCGATCAGCGCCAGGGCAGTGTTCGCGTCCTGGGCCGTCACGAGGTTGGTTACCTGCTGGCAGACGTAGGGATGTAAGCAGCGAATGAATCCGTCGCACTTGAGAGGTCCAGTGCTGATTCTTGGCAGCGGGCTGCTGGGAGCCAGCATTGGTCTGGGGCTGCGGGCCCGTGGTATCGAGGTTGTTCTTTACGATCCCTCCCCCTCGGCCCAGGCAGTGGCTGTGGACATTGGTGCCGGCTGCGCCTTTGACGCCGCAGCTGAACTGAACCCTGAGCTAGTAGTGGTCGCTGCACCGCCGGATGTTACGGCTTCGGTGGTGGCTGCCGCGCTCACCACCTACCCCCGCGCCGTCGTGGTGGATATAGCAAGTGTCAAGGGTTCGGTCCTGGCGCAACTTCAGTGTCTTGAAACACTGGAGAGCAAGTCTTTGGAGCGTTATGTGGGCACCCACCCTATGGCAGGACGGGAACGCTCAGGCCCCGTTGCTGCGCGCGCGGAACTGTTCAATTCGATGCCTTGGGTGCTATGCCCCGCAGAGTCGAGCAGCGCGCATGCCGTGAAGGTGGCGCATTCATTGGCGCTGGAACTTGACGCTGTCGTGTTCGCGTTTACTCCGGATGAGCACGATGGGGCTGTGGCACTTGTTTCGCATTTGCCTCAGATCATGTCCTCCCTGGTAGCAAGCAGACTCCAGGAAACGCCGTCGCACGCTTTGTCACTTTCTGGCAACGGCTTGCGCGACGTGACCCGGATTGCTGCCAGCGATCCCTCCTTGTGGGTGCAGATTCTAGGCGCCAACGCTCCGAAGCTGCTTGAAATCATGGAAGGGGTCCGGACGGACCTGGACCGTTTGATCAAAACGCTCAGTGCGCCCACGGCTCCCGGGGCACGGTTGGACCTGGCACAGCTCATGGCTGAAGGGAACGCCGGGCAAAGCCGGATTCCCGGTAAACACGGTGGTCCTGCTTTGCAGTACTCGTGGTTGACAGTGCTTGTTGACGACAAGCCCGGGCAGATCGCAAAGTTGCTGACCGAGATCGGTGAGATTGGCGTCAACGTCGAGGACCTGCGCCTTGACCACTCGGCAGGGCATCAGGTTGGCATGGTTGAACTTTCAGTGCTGCCCTCACGGCGGGTACTGCTGGTTGATGAATTGACTGTACGCGGTTGGAAGGTAATGCAATGAACAAGTTTGAAGAGGCTGCACAGGGTGCAGAGCCGGTGGATGCTCAGTTGCGCCAAGGCAAATCCTTCGTGGTTGCCGTGGACGGACCCTCCGGATCAGGGAAGTCAAGTGTGAGCAAGGCCGTTGCCAAGCGGCTTGGTCTGGCATTTTTGGACACCGGGGCCATGTACCGCGGTTTGACCTGGCACTGCCTCAACGCCGGTTTTGACCTGAATAACGCGGCCATGGTTGAGGCCGCGGCGCGGACCATCAAGCTTGAACAGAGCATGGAACCAGAGTCTGAATTTGTCAGGGTCAACGGCGTGAATGTCACAACGGCCATCCGTGAGCCGGAAATTTCCGCCTCCGTCAGCACAGTGGCAACTAATCTAGGTGCACGCGCCGAGCTGGTGCGTCGCCAGCAGGCCATCATTGCCGAGTACAACCACCGCATTGTGGTTGAAGGACGGGACATCACCACTGTTGTTGCCCCCGGAGCCGAGGCACGCCTGATCCTGACAGCCAGCGAGGAAGCCCGTCTGCGTCGACGAGGCCTGCAACTGGGTGGGACGCAGACTGCCGAACAGCTTGCCGAGCAGGTGCTTGCCCGCGATGCCAAGGACTCGAGCGTCGTAGACTTCCAGCGTGCTGCCGACGGAGTTTATACAGTTGACTCTTCGGAACTGGATTTTGTGCAAACTGTGGAGGCCGTCATTGCCGTGATCCGCCAAGCAATCAATGCAGATCCGCCTGCATGAACACAAAAGAAAAACCGTTGGCGATGATTACTGTTCCACCTCCGCGGTGGAAAACGCGCTGGAGCCGGCCTCTGGGGCGTGTGATTGACCACGCCGTGTACAGGACAACAGTCTTGGGGCGGGCTAACATTCCTTGCGAGGGCGCTGTCGTGTTTGCTGCAAATCACCTCAGCTACCTTGATGGCCCTGTGCTGGTTGGCGCTAGCAGCAGGTACATGCATGTTTTGGTTCGCCATAACATGTTTAAAGGACTTCTCGGTTGGATTTTGCACGCCTCCGGACAGATCCCAGTCAACCGGGGTGGAGACCGTACAGCCCTACAATGCGCTAAAGCGGTCCTGGACCGCGGAGACTGCGTTGGAATCCTGCCAGAAGGTACCAGGGGCAGCGGAGATGCCTCTGCCATGAGCGGTGGGGTAGCGTGGCTGGCACTTAACTCAAGTGCCTTCGTCGTCCCGGTAGCTATTCTGGGAACCCGGTATACGGGGGAACATCTCGATAAAATTCCAGCACCGCGGCGTAGGCTCTATGTGGTGTTTGGGGAACCATTGTCAATCACGGGTGAGCCGGGAGTTTCCGGCCGTGTTTCAATGGACAGAGCAACCGAACAAATCCGCCTGCGGCTGGCGACACACATAGCCGCCGCACAAGCCGTAACGGGGCAGGATTTGCCTGCGGACGATCACCTATCTTCAAAGCATAAAGGACAGTAACCATGAGCGACTCCAAGTCAACCACACCCGCCGGTGACGGCGAGGTTGGTCACCAGGACTACGTACCCACGGGTACTGACCAGATAGCTGAGAGGCTGGCGGCGATCTCTGACGAGGACGCCGATGCCCGCGCGGCAGGGCTCCTTGCAGGCCTTGCCAACTACGAGCTCGACGACGAAGATGCGGCACTGCTTTCGGGTGGGTTCGACGAAGGCGACGACTTTGATGCGCTACGTCAGGATCCGATACTTGCCATTGTTGGCCGTCCCAACGTGGGCAAGTCAACACTTGTCAACCGTATCCTGGGCCGCCGTGAAGCGGTTGTCGAGGACACCCCCGGAGTAACCCGCGACCGGGTCCAGTACACAGCCGACTGGCTTGGACGCAATTTCACCGTGGTTGATACCGGTGGCTGGGAGCGCGATGCGCGTGGACTGGATTTGCGTGTTGCTGAGCAGGCCGAACTGGCTGTGGAGATGGCTGATGCAGTACTCCTGGTAGTGGATGCGATAGTAGGAATTACTGCCTCCGATGAGGCTATTGTGCGCATGCTGCGCAAGTCCAAGAAGCCTGTCATCCTTGTAGGTAATAAAATTGATGACCTCGTCCAGGAAGCCGATGCCGCAACTCTGTGGGGGTTGGGGCTGGGGGAACCGCACCCCGTTTCCGCCGTCCATGGCCGTGGTGTGGCGGACATGCTTGATCGGGTCATGGAGGTTCTGCCGGAGTTTTCCGCAGTTGACGGCATCGAACGCACGGGAGGGCCCCGCCGCATCGCTTTGCTGGGACGGCCCAACGTGGGAAAGTCTTCACTGCTGAACAAGCTCGCAGGCACGGAGCGCGTGGTAGTTGATAACGTTGCAGGCACCACCCGCGATCCGGTAGATGAGCTGATTGAGCTTGGCGATCGCACCTGGCGCTTCGTGGACACAGCAGGAATACGTCGCCGCGTGCACATGGCCCAGGGTGCCGACTTCTACGCGTCGCTACGTACCCAGACTGCCTTGGAAAAGGCGGAAGTTGCTGTAGTGCTGATGGCGGTGGATGAGGTACTCAGTGAGCAGGATGTGCGCATCCTGCAGTTGGTTATTGAGTCAGGGCGTGCACTGGTGTTGGCGTTCAATAAGTGGGACTTGATGGACGATGAACGCCGCAAGTACCTAGAACGTGAAATCGATCAGGATCTTGCCCACGTCGAATGGGCACCGCGGGTGAACATTTCAGCTAAAACTGGTTGGCACAAGGACAAATTGGTTCCCGCCCTGGACATAGCACTGGAGAACTGGGATCGGCGCATCCCCACAGGTCGCCTCAATGCTTTCCTGGGGGAATTGGTTTCGGAACACCCGCACCCCGTGCGGGGCGGCAAGCAGCCACGTATTTTGTTCGGCACTCAGGCATCGAGCCGACCGCCGAAGTTCGTCCTGTTCACCACAGGCTTCCTTGACCCCGGATACCGCCGCTTCATTACTCGCCGCCTGCGTGAAACCTTCGGCTTCGAAGGAACACCCATCGAAGTGGCCATGCGAGTACGTGAAAAACGGAGCCGGAAGAAGTAAGCTGACTCACAGTTCAACCTGTTTTGGTCCTGTCTCGGGTAAATATGAGGTAAGCTTCTTCAGGTGGTTCAGCCACGGGAGATACCTTCTGGATGCTGAACTTTCGGGCTGTAGCGCAGCTTGGTAGCGCACTTGACTGGGGGTCAAGGGGTCGCAAGTTCAAATCTTGTCAGCCCGACCACAACAAACCCGCTGTTCTCTGGTTTCAAACTAGAGGACAGCGGGTTTTTTGGTGCCGCAAACCGACTGGCTGGTAGCACCTAACAATGCCCGGCTCCCGATCCACGATGGGGATGGGAGCCGGGCACTTTTGCCGCACTTGTAAATGCTGGCTTTTCTACTTTCGAGCTGAGCCCGAGAGTTGACGTGCATCCAGTGCGAACAAGTCTGCAGAACCGGCGGTGGCAGCACCCAGTAAGCTACCGCATTGGGGGAGTAGCTGTTCCGCATGGAAACGGGCCAGTACCAGCTGGCTCTGTGCCAGGGCCGTGTCACCTGTTCCTGCGGCGGCCACGGCAGCTCGGGCCAGCATCCATGCGGAGGTGCAGAGCCCCCACATGCGCAGGTACGGAGTTGAGCCCGAAAGTACCGCGTTGGGATCGCTCTGGCCTGTCTTTAGCATCCAGTGAGTAGCTTTTTCAAGCGCATCGAACTGTTTGGCAAGTTCCGCACGAATCGTAGAGAAGTCGGTTCCGGCCCCCGCAAGATCCATGTCGATCTCCCGCATTGTGGACAGGAACTCCAGGATCGAGGCGCCGCCACGGATTGCAAGCTTGCGACCCACAAGGTCTGCAGCCTGTATCCCGTTGGTACCTTCGTAAATCGCAGCAATACGTACGTCGCGTACGTGCTGAGCTGCTCCTGTCTCCTCTATGAACCCCATACCGCCCTGAATCTGGAGCGCCAAAGACGTGAGTTCATTGCCAAGGTCCGTTCCGAAAGACTTGCAAATCGGAGTAAGGAGGCCAACAATTTCATCGGCACGAGCCCTGACAGCCGGGTCTGGATCGTTGGTGCTGCGGTCAACGTAGGTGGCGTCGAGCAAGGTGAGGTAGCGCAAGCCGGCAATGGAGGCACGCTGTGTCATCAGCATGCGGCGCACGTCCGGAAACTCGATGATGGGTGAGCTGCCCGTGGTAACACCGATGGCCTGGCCCTGCTGCCTATCTTGGGCGTAGGTGAGCGACTGCTGGTACGCGCGTTCGGCCACGGCCAGTCCCTGCACACCAACACCGAGCCGTGCGCTGTTCATCATGACGAACATGATCCGCATACCCTTGTTTTCCTCACCGATCAGGTAACCGGTGGCATTCTCATAGGAGAGTACGCAGGTGGGAGAGGCGTGGATACCCATTTTGTGTTCAAGGGAGAGTGTTTCTACAGTGTTGCGTTCCCCTAGGGAGCCATCCTCATTAACAAGGAACTTCGGCACTATAAAGCAGGAGATTCCGCGGGTGCCAGCCGGGGCATCCGGGGTTCGTGCC
This genomic window from Arthrobacter sp. TMP15 contains:
- a CDS encoding acyl-CoA dehydrogenase, with translation MSQYQPPIADISFALEHVVGYQDIAKLPGFEHADLETVTELLEQCGEFMSEAVAPTNRTGDIQGSTLQSDGTVATPDGFKELYQQYVDAGWGSVPLPEEFGGGGFPRTVGLVIQELMTSANMGFSLCPLLTQGAIEALLHYGDDELKQRYLPKMVSGEWTGTMNLTEPQAGSDVGALTTRAVRNADGSYAITGQKIFITYGDHDMAEQIVHLVLARTPDAPAGTRGISCFIVPKFLVNEDGSLGERNTVETLSLEHKMGIHASPTCVLSYENATGYLIGEENKGMRIMFVMMNSARLGVGVQGLAVAERAYQQSLTYAQDRQQGQAIGVTTGSSPIIEFPDVRRMLMTQRASIAGLRYLTLLDATYVDRSTNDPDPAVRARADEIVGLLTPICKSFGTDLGNELTSLALQIQGGMGFIEETGAAQHVRDVRIAAIYEGTNGIQAADLVGRKLAIRGGASILEFLSTMREIDMDLAGAGTDFSTIRAELAKQFDALEKATHWMLKTGQSDPNAVLSGSTPYLRMWGLCTSAWMLARAAVAAAGTGDTALAQSQLVLARFHAEQLLPQCGSLLGAATAGSADLFALDARQLSGSARK